The following coding sequences lie in one Paraburkholderia largidicola genomic window:
- a CDS encoding LysR family transcriptional regulator, producing MNNLRRLDLNLLVTLDALLSEHNVTRAAERLNFSQPSVSVHLARLREIFGDPLLLPGPRGMRPTARADELREPLREALDALEHVISPAKAFDPATATHTWRVAATDYSESTVLLPVLNALRSAAPGTRLSVVEMVPPRIAKQAERGEIDLAFHTSDESPLGMHRRVLFTERYVLAGRAGHPRLKRRPTPAQFCELEHVIVSPDGGGFRGVTDEALGQLGLTRRVVLSVPHFLFMLSVLASTDLVAMVPERLVRNMSALQIVKPPVDVPGYELGMLWHERCHRDPAHRWLREQIADATAHVPGSRALSRQSGALNKE from the coding sequence ATGAATAATCTCAGACGGTTGGACCTGAATCTGCTGGTGACGCTCGACGCGCTCCTGTCCGAACATAACGTGACGCGCGCGGCGGAACGACTCAACTTCTCTCAACCTTCGGTGAGCGTGCATCTGGCCAGGCTGCGCGAGATCTTTGGCGACCCTTTGTTGTTGCCCGGTCCGCGCGGCATGCGGCCCACCGCGCGAGCGGACGAACTGCGAGAGCCGTTGCGCGAAGCGCTCGATGCGCTGGAGCACGTCATCTCGCCGGCGAAGGCATTCGACCCGGCCACGGCGACGCACACATGGCGAGTGGCGGCGACCGACTACAGCGAATCGACAGTGCTGCTGCCCGTTTTGAATGCGTTGCGCTCGGCGGCGCCGGGCACGCGGCTTTCCGTTGTGGAGATGGTGCCACCGCGCATCGCGAAGCAGGCGGAACGAGGGGAAATCGATCTCGCCTTTCATACCAGTGACGAGTCGCCATTGGGCATGCACCGGCGAGTGCTGTTCACGGAGCGTTATGTGCTGGCTGGCCGCGCGGGCCATCCGCGACTGAAACGTCGGCCGACGCCTGCGCAATTCTGTGAACTGGAGCATGTGATCGTTTCGCCGGACGGCGGCGGCTTTCGGGGCGTCACGGATGAGGCGCTCGGACAACTGGGGCTCACGCGGCGTGTGGTGCTGTCCGTTCCGCACTTTCTGTTCATGCTGTCCGTGCTGGCGAGCACGGATCTCGTCGCGATGGTGCCGGAGCGGCTGGTTCGGAACATGAGTGCATTGCAGATCGTCAAACCGCCTGTCGATGTGCCAGGCTATGAACTGGGGATGCTATGGCATGAGCGATGTCATCGTGACCCGGCGCATCGCTGGCTGCGCGAGCAGATTGCCGATGCAACGGCTCATGTTCCGGGATCTCGCGCGCTGAGCAGACAATCGGGCGCATTGAACAAGGAGTGA
- a CDS encoding NAD(P)H-dependent oxidoreductase, with translation MNVLLVYAHPEPRSLNGALKDFSVARLEESGHAVQISDLYAMNWKASLDANDRVSPPIGERFDPSLDSKHAFENGLQSEDIAREQQKLLWADAVILQFPLWWFSMPAILKGWVERVYAYGFAYGVGEHSDARWGDRYGEGTLAGKRAMLIVTTGGWESHYGPRGINGPIDDILFPIHHGILYYPGFDVLPPFVIYQTGKMNNARYAATCDALGQRLDTLWTVPPIPFHPQNAGAYEIPALTLRDDIAPGKAGFAAHLG, from the coding sequence ATGAATGTACTACTCGTCTATGCTCACCCCGAACCGCGCTCGCTCAATGGTGCGCTGAAGGACTTTTCGGTCGCGCGCCTGGAGGAGAGCGGACACGCCGTGCAGATATCGGATCTGTACGCGATGAACTGGAAAGCCTCGCTCGATGCAAACGACCGCGTGAGCCCGCCCATCGGCGAACGCTTCGACCCAAGCCTCGATTCGAAACACGCGTTTGAAAACGGCCTGCAAAGCGAGGACATCGCGCGGGAGCAGCAGAAGCTATTGTGGGCCGACGCGGTGATCCTGCAGTTTCCGCTGTGGTGGTTCTCGATGCCTGCGATCCTGAAAGGCTGGGTGGAGCGCGTCTATGCGTATGGTTTCGCGTATGGCGTCGGCGAACATTCCGACGCCCGCTGGGGTGACCGCTACGGCGAAGGCACGCTGGCAGGCAAGCGCGCGATGCTGATCGTGACGACGGGCGGTTGGGAATCGCACTATGGCCCGCGCGGCATCAACGGGCCAATCGACGATATCCTGTTTCCGATTCATCATGGAATTCTGTACTACCCGGGCTTCGACGTGCTGCCACCGTTCGTGATCTATCAGACCGGCAAGATGAACAACGCTCGATACGCAGCCACGTGCGATGCGCTCGGGCAACGTCTGGACACGCTATGGACGGTACCGCCCATTCCATTTCATCCGCAAAATGCAGGGGCTTACGAGATTCCCGCCCTCACATTACGCGACGATATCGCGCCCGGCAAAGCGGGATTTGCCGCGCATCTCGGATGA
- a CDS encoding OmpW/AlkL family protein: MRPYRAITIAAALLTGTAAHAQSAGNFVANVGWFHLAPQSSSQPFSINALGTTTTASGSGASVDGADTVGVTATYFITDHIAAEGVFGVPPKFTLSGTGTLAGLGELGKAYEWSPTLLLKYYFNDAQSHFRPFLGAGVAYVWYSGVKLSSAMSSGAFLYSSTYGTALEGQTSAKLSSSFAPVINAGFAYNFDKHWSAGVSLSYMWLSTRATLTTHSSVGTVTSTSKLHVNPIVSFVSVGYRF, encoded by the coding sequence ATGAGGCCATACCGGGCTATCACCATTGCGGCCGCGCTGCTGACGGGCACGGCCGCGCATGCGCAGAGCGCGGGCAATTTCGTGGCGAATGTCGGCTGGTTCCATCTCGCGCCGCAGTCGTCGAGTCAACCGTTCAGCATCAATGCGCTTGGCACGACGACGACCGCGAGCGGATCGGGCGCCAGTGTGGACGGTGCCGATACGGTCGGCGTGACAGCGACGTATTTCATCACCGACCACATCGCGGCGGAGGGCGTGTTCGGCGTGCCGCCGAAATTCACGCTGTCGGGCACGGGCACGCTCGCAGGACTCGGCGAACTGGGCAAGGCGTATGAGTGGAGCCCGACGCTACTGCTGAAGTACTACTTCAACGATGCGCAAAGCCATTTCCGTCCGTTCCTCGGAGCGGGTGTCGCCTATGTCTGGTATAGCGGCGTGAAGCTCAGTTCGGCCATGTCGAGCGGTGCATTTCTTTACTCGTCGACTTATGGCACCGCGCTCGAAGGGCAGACCTCGGCGAAGTTGAGCAGTTCGTTCGCGCCCGTCATCAATGCGGGCTTCGCGTACAACTTCGACAAGCACTGGTCGGCGGGCGTGTCGCTGTCGTACATGTGGCTGTCGACGCGTGCAACGCTGACCACGCATTCGAGCGTCGGCACGGTGACGAGCACGTCGAAACTCCACGTGAATCCCATCGTTTCTTTTGTATCGGTCGGGTATCGCTTCTGA
- a CDS encoding ParA family protein, whose product MRRVVFNQKGGVGKSTIVCNLAAISAREGLRTLVIDLDAQGNSSQYLLGSRASEVNPTVAGFFETALTFSFKPVDVTSFIHPTPFDNLDIMPAHADLDTLHGKLESRYKIYKLRDALNELDMYDAIYIDTPPALNFYTRSALIAVERCLIPFDCDDFSRRALYTLLDNVKEIQQDHNDALHVEGIVINQFQPRASLPQQLVDELVSEGLPVLDSRLSSSVKIKESHQHAKPVIHLDPRHKLSLEYLALHRELAG is encoded by the coding sequence ATGCGGCGCGTCGTATTCAATCAGAAGGGTGGTGTCGGTAAATCGACCATCGTATGCAATCTGGCGGCGATCAGCGCCCGTGAAGGGCTGCGTACGCTCGTCATCGATCTGGATGCGCAAGGCAATTCGAGCCAGTATCTGCTCGGCTCGCGGGCGAGCGAAGTGAACCCCACCGTGGCCGGTTTCTTCGAAACGGCGTTGACGTTCAGCTTCAAGCCCGTCGATGTGACATCGTTCATTCATCCGACGCCATTCGACAATCTCGACATCATGCCCGCGCACGCAGATCTCGACACGCTGCACGGCAAGCTCGAATCGCGCTACAAGATCTACAAGCTGCGCGATGCGCTCAACGAACTGGACATGTACGACGCGATCTACATCGACACGCCGCCCGCGTTGAATTTCTACACGCGCTCCGCGCTGATCGCTGTCGAGCGCTGTCTGATTCCGTTCGACTGCGACGATTTCTCGCGCCGCGCGCTCTACACGCTGCTCGATAACGTGAAAGAAATCCAGCAGGACCACAATGACGCGCTGCACGTCGAAGGTATCGTGATCAACCAGTTCCAGCCACGCGCGAGCCTGCCGCAGCAACTGGTCGACGAACTGGTGAGCGAAGGTCTGCCCGTACTCGATTCGAGGCTGTCGTCGTCCGTCAAGATCAAGGAGTCGCACCAGCACGCGAAGCCGGTGATTCACCTCGATCCGCGGCACAAGCTGTCGCTCGAATATCTGGCGCTGCATCGCGAACTGGCGGGCTAG
- a CDS encoding alpha/beta hydrolase produces MSMIKFCVRLALVAYVVALIALYLMQDRMLLPATLDAPGTPTGHHGTYDVEPWHVDGLYAGYVATPAAAAPRGTFVLFHGNAETAENKLPVAEVFVRDGFRVVMVEYPGQGNRQGKRTMLAALTASRDALVAARAQWSGPVYLVGESLGAGMAAQAVKGNEAAIAGVVLITPWDTLASVAGEKYWLFPVRWMLHDTFDSVGALERYHGPLVVIAAQQDSLIPVVHAERLAGAHPGAQLMVLPDAHHDDWFGEMHDLQWRQVLRWLHAD; encoded by the coding sequence ATGTCGATGATCAAGTTCTGCGTCCGCCTCGCGCTGGTCGCGTACGTGGTCGCGCTGATCGCGCTATATCTGATGCAGGACCGCATGCTGCTGCCTGCGACGCTCGACGCGCCCGGTACGCCGACAGGGCATCACGGCACGTACGACGTCGAGCCGTGGCATGTCGACGGACTCTACGCGGGCTATGTCGCGACACCAGCCGCCGCAGCGCCGCGCGGTACTTTCGTCCTGTTTCACGGCAATGCAGAGACGGCGGAGAACAAGCTGCCTGTTGCCGAAGTGTTCGTGCGCGATGGCTTTCGCGTCGTGATGGTCGAATATCCGGGGCAAGGCAACCGTCAAGGCAAACGCACGATGCTCGCGGCGTTGACGGCATCGCGAGACGCGCTCGTCGCAGCGCGCGCGCAATGGAGCGGACCGGTTTATCTGGTGGGCGAGTCGCTCGGCGCGGGGATGGCGGCGCAAGCCGTCAAAGGCAATGAAGCCGCGATCGCAGGCGTCGTGCTCATTACGCCGTGGGACACGCTTGCGAGCGTTGCGGGCGAGAAGTACTGGTTGTTCCCCGTGCGCTGGATGCTGCACGACACCTTCGATTCCGTGGGCGCACTCGAACGCTATCACGGACCGCTCGTCGTGATCGCTGCGCAGCAAGATTCGCTGATTCCCGTCGTCCACGCTGAACGGCTCGCGGGCGCCCATCCCGGCGCGCAGCTGATGGTTCTGCCTGATGCGCATCACGACGACTGGTTTGGCGAAATGCATGATCTTCAATGGCGCCAGGTGCTGCGCTGGCTGCACGCGGATTGA